A single region of the Chitinophaga niabensis genome encodes:
- the traM gene encoding conjugative transposon protein TraM: protein MKLVIKKYRKILVMLPCFLIIILFLGYVIKGGIESSKNEGSTIDSSKRFNIALPAPRIEEKNKTKLEAFMQSQADSNKKDDELEPYAKRFFDPGPTEEHFEHDMEANKGNYKRPTIEQQERKVNEQMNRILKELNSASGNNSFSTNDSNDLPAQGDNKPEIARLEALIESLQSGSEPDHELLRLDTMLNKIIQINEPFKLSKIGARPDSNVLIVQKYPLNIGFRNADRRYFFGLDNNPVTISNEKTAIKAVVHSDQTVQDGSTIKLRLIESIYIGQKEIPANTFVYGVCKISDERLIINLKNIVCNNTMYPVSLSGYDMDGIPGIHIPGTITRDASKQGMDQVIQSLSMTGIDPSLTAQATTAGIQTLKDLIRRKVKLVKVTIKAGHQLLLQ, encoded by the coding sequence ATGAAATTAGTGATTAAGAAGTATCGAAAGATACTAGTGATGTTGCCATGCTTTCTCATTATTATCCTTTTTCTAGGGTACGTAATTAAAGGGGGGATAGAGAGTAGTAAAAATGAAGGTTCTACTATTGACTCATCAAAACGCTTTAATATCGCACTACCGGCTCCACGTATTGAGGAAAAGAATAAAACAAAATTGGAAGCATTCATGCAATCTCAGGCTGATTCCAATAAGAAGGATGATGAACTAGAGCCATATGCAAAAAGATTTTTTGATCCTGGACCAACAGAAGAGCATTTTGAGCATGATATGGAGGCAAATAAGGGTAACTATAAGCGTCCTACAATTGAGCAACAGGAACGGAAAGTTAATGAACAAATGAACAGAATTCTAAAGGAGTTGAATAGTGCTTCTGGTAATAATTCGTTCAGTACTAACGACAGTAACGATTTGCCAGCTCAAGGAGATAATAAGCCAGAGATAGCCCGTTTGGAAGCATTAATTGAAAGTCTTCAATCGGGATCTGAACCGGATCATGAATTATTGCGACTCGATACCATGCTAAACAAGATTATTCAAATAAATGAGCCATTTAAATTATCTAAAATAGGAGCCAGGCCTGATAGTAATGTTCTAATTGTACAGAAGTATCCTTTGAATATTGGCTTTAGAAATGCAGACCGAAGATATTTTTTTGGATTAGACAATAATCCGGTTACAATTAGTAATGAAAAAACTGCTATCAAAGCGGTAGTACATAGTGATCAAACGGTTCAGGATGGTTCAACCATCAAACTCAGATTGATTGAAAGCATCTATATAGGTCAAAAGGAGATCCCTGCAAATACATTTGTATATGGGGTATGTAAAATCTCTGATGAAAGACTAATAATTAACCTCAAAAACATAGTTTGCAATAACACAATGTATCCTGTAAGCCTTTCGGGATATGATATGGATGGTATTCCAGGCATCCATATACCTGGAACTATAACACGCGACGCTTCAAAACAAGGTATGGACCAGGTAATTCAATCACTTTCTATGACAGGAATTGACCCATCTTTAACAGCTCAGGCCACAACTGCAGGTATTCAAACGTTAAAAGATCTAATACGTCGAAAAGTAAAACTTGTAAAGGTAACCATTAAAGCAGGTCACCAGCTGCTTCTTCAATAG
- the traN gene encoding conjugative transposon protein TraN, with protein sequence MRFILLFTIALSFTFSGYSQFISQPESVIPIIPHKIKVTHRATTVLVFPYTVLNDPDRGIDGLVAAKVTGVENVLKLKAAFNYLDTTSLHVFTSDGGIHVFEVTYDPKLFNTTYKIISQDSMMTIKKLAKYQKKSDVNEKELDILVNKVRHQKGFLNDDTRKYRMQLLLRGIYFSDDIMFFKFNIKNKSNLPYQAGWARLYLMDKIVSKRTSVQQLAIDPLYRDDFPYLAGKSKQDWIIAIPKTTIPDKKQLIFELQEDNGGRHLKISIQNRDLFKSRKIL encoded by the coding sequence ATGAGGTTTATATTATTATTTACAATAGCATTAAGTTTCACCTTTTCTGGATATTCTCAATTTATTTCACAACCAGAATCTGTAATTCCCATAATACCCCACAAGATAAAAGTAACCCATCGAGCAACCACTGTTTTGGTATTTCCATACACAGTACTTAATGATCCAGACAGGGGCATTGATGGATTGGTAGCAGCTAAAGTTACAGGAGTGGAAAATGTACTAAAACTGAAAGCAGCATTTAATTATTTAGACACTACCAGTTTGCATGTATTTACGTCAGATGGAGGTATTCATGTATTTGAAGTAACCTATGACCCTAAACTTTTCAATACTACCTATAAAATTATTTCCCAGGATTCAATGATGACTATAAAAAAACTTGCAAAATATCAGAAAAAATCAGATGTAAACGAAAAGGAGTTGGACATCTTGGTAAATAAAGTTCGACATCAAAAGGGTTTTCTGAATGATGATACAAGAAAATATAGAATGCAACTCTTATTGCGTGGCATATATTTTAGTGATGATATTATGTTTTTTAAATTCAACATTAAAAATAAATCTAACCTTCCTTATCAAGCCGGTTGGGCGAGGTTATACCTGATGGATAAAATTGTATCTAAAAGAACATCAGTTCAACAATTAGCAATTGACCCTTTATATCGTGACGATTTTCCGTATTTAGCTGGGAAAAGTAAGCAAGACTGGATTATCGCCATCCCGAAAACTACCATTCCTGATAAAAAGCAGCTAATATTTGAACTTCAAGAAGATAATGGAGGACGACATCTAAAGATTTCAATCCAAAATAGAGATTTATTCAAATCCCGAAAAATATTATAA